In Solidesulfovibrio sp., the sequence GGCCATGGCCGACTTGAGCCGGGAAAGCTCCTCGACCAGGGCCCGGCGCTCCAGGGCCCGGCGCACCACCACCTCCATTTCGGCCAGGGAAAAGGGCTTGGCGAAAAAGTCGTAGGCCCCCAGGCGCACCGCCTCCAGGGCCTTTTCCTTGGCGGCGTAGCCGGTCATGACGATGACCTCGGCCCGGGGGCAGGCCTCCTTGAGCCGCGACAGCCCCTCGATGCCGTCCATGCCGGGCAGCATGACGTCGGTGATGACCAGGTCGAAATCCTCGGCCCGGACCCGGGCCAGGCCCTCCTCGGCCGAGCCCACCTGGACCGGCTCGTAGCCGCGCGAGGCCAGGGCCTCGGCCAGCATGGCCCCGAAGGCCATGTCATCCTCGATGACCAAAATGCGAGCGGGCATCGGCGCTCCGTGCGGGACGGGCCACGGGCCGCCTCAGGGCGGCCCGGCCCTGTCCGGGAAAAAACTGTGCATGGTTTCGGCCAGCCGCTCCTCCATCCGGGGCACGAGCCCGGCCAGGGCCTCGGCGGAAAGCCCCAGGGCCTCCCAGGCGGCCGGGTCCAGGGGCGGGACATGGCGATTGCCGCTGCCGCCCCAGCCCATGGCCGTGGCCAGGCAGTCGGCCAGATGGACCACGGCCGGCCCTTCGAGAAACAACGGCTCGTCAAGGTCGTGATGGTAGCGGACCATCTTTTCCAGATTGGCCGGAAACTGCCATTTGCGCAGCAGCCCCCCGCCCAGGGCGGCATGGTCGAAGCCCAGGGTTTCGCGCTCGGCGACGTGGAGGGGCTGGCGGTCGGCGACGGCCTGGCGCATGGCCGCGGCCATGTGGTGGGAGGCCTGCTTGTAGACGACGATGCGGCCGATGTCGTGGAGCAGCCCGGCCACGAAGGCGGTTTCGGCGTCGTCCTGGCCCCGGGCGACGGCGATGACCTGGGCGGCCACGGCGCAGCCCACGCTGTGCTCCCAAAAAACCCGCATGTTGACCCAATGCGGCGGAATGTCCTGGAAAAGCGGCAGGACCGAAACGCCCAGGGCCAGCGTGGCCAGTTGGCGGCCACCGACGACCAGCACCGCCCGGGACAGGCTGTCGACCTTGGCCGGGAAGCGCCCGCCCACGGCCCGCATGGTGCGGGAGTAGTAGGAGCTGTTGACCAGGCGCAGGAGCTTGGCGGCCAGGCTCGGGTCGTGGCGGATGCTCGCCGCCGCGTCCTCGACCGTGCTGGCCGGATCGCGCAGGACTTCGCTGATGCGCTGGTAGACTTCCGGCGGGGAGACGAGCTTGGGCTCGTCGCGCAACAGCGCCTCGGGCGAGGCCGGGGGTTCCAGGGCCTCCCCGGCGGCGCGCCGCGGCTCCTCGGGCGCGGCGGACTCCCGGCCGGCTTCGGCGCCCTCCCAGCCGGCCCCGGCCGCCCGCCGGCGGCGGATCTCCCGGTCCAGGGCCAGAGGGAACAGGACCCGGCCGACGGCGCTCTCCGGATCGAACCGGCAAAAGCGCTCCCGCACCGCCTGCTCGGCCGCCTCGTCCACGAGGGGCCCGAGCGCGTCGGGCGCGCCGGCGGCAGCCGGCTGCGGCGCCTCCAGCACACCCACGTCCGGCAGGTTCCAGGCCAGCAGGGACTTGAGGTGACCGCCGTCGAGGGTGGTCCCCTTGGGCATGAGGAAACGGCCGCCGGGCGTCAAGACGTCCTCGGCCAGCACCATACCCGCTCGCAATTGTGAAACGCTGCGCCTGACCATCGCCTCCGCCGTGCACGCCGCCGCGGCTTGCTGCCTTGGTCGCGTGATCATAAGGGATTGGATATGGCTGTCAAGAAAGGCCGGCGGTTTCGCCCGGGAGCGGGCCGTCGGCCGCAAGGGTCAGGACGAGCCGCGAAGGCCGGCCGGATCCGGACGGTTCATACCGCAAGGCTCCGCCGTTTTCGTTGAGAAAATTGATAAACACCGCCACCGCCGGCGCCCCGGTCGCGACCTCGGGCGCGCCTTCCAGGACCAGGATCACGGCGCCCTCCGGCGCCCTGCCCAGGCGCACCGTCACCGCGCCCGTGGCCGCGTCCAGGACCTGGCGCAACAGGGCGGCCAGCCCGGTCAGAAACGGCTGGCGACGCACCGTCACCACCACGCCGGCGGCGATGTCCCGGGCCACGGGGTCGTGTCCGGCCGATCGCGGCATGCGGTCGAGGATGGCGCCCAGTTCCTCGTCCAGGCGCACGGCGGCCAGGTAATGCCGGGGCCGGCCCCGGCGCTCGAAGGCCTCCCGATACCGCTCCAGATCGTCCAGCATCCGCGCCTTGATCTCGCCCAGGGCCCCGGCCCGCTCGGCCAGCCGGGGCATGGCCCGGGCCACGACCGCCTCGCGCAGGGCGGCGGCCAGCCGGGCGGCCTCGGCGGTCTCTCCGGCCTCCAGGCGGCCGGCGAGCTCGGCGAAGGCGCCGCCCAAGCGCTCCGCCCCGTCCAGGGCCCGGGTCAAGCGCAGCAGTTCCAGTTCCAGGGCAGACAGGGCGTTGCCCACGCCGTGCAGGTAGGTTCCGGCCGCTTCGTCCTGGCCGGCGGCGAAAGCGGACTCGGCCTCGCGCTCGGCCAGTTTCTCGCGCAGGCGGGATTCGCGCAGGGCCCTGGTGCGGTCGATCAGGACGCTGGTACGCCGGTCCACGAGCCGGGCCAGTTCCTCGTTGGCCAGCCGCAGCCCGTCCTCGGCCCGGCGGCGGCGCCTGGCGTCCCGGACGGCCAAAAAGGCCAGCCCCAGTCCGCCCACGCTTAAAAGCGCCATCATCAGGCGCATGTCCCGCACCCGGGCCGTCAAATCCGGGGCCACGGCCAGGCACTGGACCACGGCCCGTTCGTAATCGAGGACCACGTACCAGCCCAAGGCGACGCAGATGGCCGCGGCCAGGGGCAGCAGCAAGTCCACCTCGCGCGCCCCGCCCGGGGCGTCGGCGGGGTGGCCGGGCTCCCGGCTCTTGACGAGCGGATCAGGAGCGTCTGCGCTCATGGCTCCCTCGACGGCGTGCGATACCGGTGAAAACGACGCAACGCCAAGCGGCCGGGGGCGACCTAGTCGGGAAGGTTGATGCCGAAATCCATGCGGCCGAAGGTGTCGAGGCCGTCGTCCATGCCGCCGCCCTCGACGTTTTCCTCGACCACGCGCGTGGGCGCCGTCTTGGTCTTGCGGCGCCGACGGGCGATGATCTCCTTGAGCAGTTCGTCGCGGCCCATGTAGCAG encodes:
- a CDS encoding HDOD domain-containing protein; translated protein: MVLAEDVLTPGGRFLMPKGTTLDGGHLKSLLAWNLPDVGVLEAPQPAAAGAPDALGPLVDEAAEQAVRERFCRFDPESAVGRVLFPLALDREIRRRRAAGAGWEGAEAGRESAAPEEPRRAAGEALEPPASPEALLRDEPKLVSPPEVYQRISEVLRDPASTVEDAAASIRHDPSLAAKLLRLVNSSYYSRTMRAVGGRFPAKVDSLSRAVLVVGGRQLATLALGVSVLPLFQDIPPHWVNMRVFWEHSVGCAVAAQVIAVARGQDDAETAFVAGLLHDIGRIVVYKQASHHMAAAMRQAVADRQPLHVAERETLGFDHAALGGGLLRKWQFPANLEKMVRYHHDLDEPLFLEGPAVVHLADCLATAMGWGGSGNRHVPPLDPAAWEALGLSAEALAGLVPRMEERLAETMHSFFPDRAGPP